The Sporichthya brevicatena genome contains a region encoding:
- the whiA gene encoding DNA-binding protein WhiA produces the protein MAMTAAVKDELSRLQVTKPCCRKAEVSSMLRFAGGLHLVSGRIVVEAELDTGAAARRLRKDIAEVFGHPSEVAVMAPGGLRRGSRWVVRVVAAGEALARQTGLVDGRGRPVRGLPPQVVSAAACDAEAAWRGAFLAHGSLTEPGRSSALEITCPGPEAALALVGAARRLGIGSKAREVRGVDRVVVRDGDAIGALLTRLGAHESVLAWEERRMRREVRATANRLANFDDANLRRSARAAVAAGARVARALEILGDDVPEHLASAGKLRVEHKQASLEELGALSDPPLTKDAIAGRIRRLLAMADKKAQELGIPGTEANLTPDMLVP, from the coding sequence ATGGCGATGACGGCAGCGGTCAAGGACGAACTCTCCCGGTTGCAGGTCACCAAGCCCTGCTGCCGCAAGGCCGAGGTCTCCTCGATGCTCCGGTTCGCCGGTGGACTCCACCTGGTGAGCGGGCGCATCGTCGTCGAGGCCGAGCTCGACACGGGCGCCGCGGCCCGTCGCCTGCGCAAGGACATCGCCGAGGTCTTCGGCCACCCGTCCGAGGTCGCCGTCATGGCGCCGGGCGGGCTGCGCCGCGGCAGTCGCTGGGTCGTCCGCGTCGTTGCCGCAGGGGAGGCGCTGGCCCGGCAGACGGGTCTCGTCGACGGCCGTGGCCGTCCGGTGCGGGGGCTTCCGCCGCAGGTCGTCTCCGCCGCCGCGTGCGACGCCGAGGCCGCCTGGCGCGGGGCGTTCCTCGCCCACGGCTCGCTCACCGAGCCCGGCCGCTCGTCGGCCCTCGAGATCACGTGCCCCGGCCCGGAGGCCGCGCTCGCCCTGGTCGGCGCCGCCCGCCGGCTGGGCATCGGTTCCAAGGCCCGTGAGGTCCGCGGCGTCGACCGCGTCGTCGTCCGCGACGGCGACGCCATCGGTGCCCTGCTCACGCGCCTCGGCGCCCACGAGTCGGTCCTGGCCTGGGAGGAGCGGCGGATGCGCCGCGAGGTCCGCGCCACCGCGAACCGCCTCGCCAACTTCGACGACGCGAACCTGCGCCGCTCCGCCCGCGCGGCCGTCGCCGCCGGCGCCCGCGTCGCCCGCGCGCTGGAGATCCTCGGGGACGACGTCCCGGAGCACCTCGCCTCCGCCGGCAAGCTCCGCGTCGAGCACAAGCAGGCCAGCCTCGAGGAGCTCGGCGCCCTCTCCGACCCGCCCCTGACCAAGGACGCGATCGCCGGCCGCATCCGCCGCCTGCTCGCGATGGCCGACAAGAAGGCTCAGGAGCTCGGCATCCCCGGCACCGAGGCCAATCTCACCCCGGACATGCTCGTCCCGTAA